A genomic stretch from Microbacterium proteolyticum includes:
- a CDS encoding serine/threonine-protein kinase, whose translation MPQRLPSSPPILPGLAYIRPLGSGGFADVFLYGQDMPRRDVAVKVLPSDVRDPDLLRMFNAEADVLAHLSAHPSIVTVYQAGISADGRPYIVMEYCPGSLAQRFRVERMPVAEVLSIGVRMAGALESAHHAGLIHRDVKPSNILVTTFGAPVLADFGISSSLARQGADEMMAMSVPWSAPEVVSEQNAGTVTSEVWSLGATVYSLLAGHSPFERREKGQNSREQLRRRIARASYTDISRADVPAALQRVLARSMSRNPADRYPTAREFGEALQAVQTEEGLAATPLEVPAAEWAPAARSVDFADGTLRGPVRTRVEREVSRKHRASAGVAGYARDEDTDIAAPAARRFHPLPWVLAAATVVTAGGVLAAALVATGVLR comes from the coding sequence ATGCCGCAGCGACTTCCCTCGTCGCCGCCCATCCTGCCCGGGCTCGCGTACATCCGTCCGCTCGGTTCGGGTGGTTTCGCCGACGTCTTCCTCTACGGCCAAGACATGCCGCGCCGCGACGTGGCGGTGAAGGTCCTGCCGAGCGACGTCCGCGATCCCGATCTCCTGCGCATGTTCAACGCCGAGGCCGACGTGCTGGCCCATCTGTCGGCGCACCCATCGATCGTCACCGTCTACCAGGCGGGGATCTCGGCCGACGGCCGGCCCTACATCGTCATGGAGTACTGCCCCGGTTCGCTCGCGCAGCGCTTCCGCGTCGAGCGGATGCCGGTGGCGGAGGTGCTGTCCATCGGCGTGCGCATGGCGGGCGCTCTCGAGTCGGCCCACCACGCCGGGCTCATCCACCGCGACGTCAAGCCCAGCAACATCCTCGTCACCACCTTCGGCGCCCCCGTGCTCGCCGACTTCGGCATCTCGTCGTCGCTCGCCCGACAGGGCGCCGACGAGATGATGGCCATGTCGGTGCCGTGGAGCGCCCCCGAGGTCGTGTCCGAGCAGAACGCCGGCACCGTCACCAGCGAGGTGTGGAGCCTGGGCGCCACCGTGTACTCGTTACTCGCCGGTCACAGCCCCTTCGAGCGTCGGGAGAAGGGGCAGAACTCCCGGGAGCAGCTGCGTCGGCGCATTGCCCGCGCCTCGTACACCGACATCTCGCGCGCCGACGTCCCGGCGGCGCTGCAACGGGTGCTCGCTCGGTCGATGTCGCGCAATCCCGCCGATCGCTACCCCACGGCCCGCGAATTCGGAGAGGCGCTCCAGGCTGTGCAGACCGAGGAGGGCCTCGCAGCGACTCCGCTCGAGGTGCCCGCCGCCGAGTGGGCACCCGCGGCACGCTCCGTCGATTTCGCCGACGGGACGCTGCGCGGGCCCGTGCGAACCCGTGTCGAGCGCGAGGTCTCGCGCAAACACCGCGCGTCGGCCGGAGTCGCGGGGTACGCCCGTGATGAGGACACCGACATCGCGGCCCCTGCGGCGCGCCGGTTCCACCCGCTGCCGTGGGTGCTCGCCGCGGCCACGGTCGTCACCGCCGGCGGCGTGCTGGCGGCCGCCCTCGTCGCGACGGGCGTGCTCCGATGA
- a CDS encoding spermidine/putrescine ABC transporter substrate-binding protein, producing the protein MERSLESQVGQAVDAWLRWLPRWEPANHRGRVAPCRRCFGSPVLSAAGLGADVPHGVQHGLSTRVKGIVDHAVAEYTSRNLPMLQAELDQQAERNRRRSYRPSEGLEPEFEGMPLDPDPEPGSPFLFTLSGLAAEEDAAIPALPPLSDAAKAALRQEVGLADDYANMIGREVCSILLHHRLRIQAAVAEYVEPQIAALLDDLTRSLDAPFDPRESEPPAS; encoded by the coding sequence GTGGAGCGGTCGCTCGAGAGCCAGGTCGGTCAGGCGGTGGACGCCTGGCTGCGTTGGCTGCCCCGGTGGGAGCCGGCGAACCATCGTGGACGCGTCGCGCCCTGCCGGCGATGCTTCGGGTCGCCGGTGCTCTCCGCCGCGGGCCTCGGCGCCGACGTGCCGCATGGTGTGCAGCACGGGCTGTCCACCCGGGTGAAGGGGATCGTCGACCATGCCGTCGCCGAGTACACCTCCCGCAACCTCCCGATGCTCCAGGCCGAGCTCGACCAGCAGGCCGAGCGCAACCGGCGCCGTTCCTACCGCCCGTCGGAGGGCCTCGAACCGGAGTTCGAGGGGATGCCGCTCGACCCCGACCCCGAGCCCGGGTCGCCGTTCCTCTTCACGCTGTCGGGCTTGGCCGCCGAGGAGGACGCCGCGATTCCGGCCCTTCCGCCGCTGTCGGATGCCGCGAAGGCGGCGCTGCGCCAGGAGGTCGGGCTCGCCGACGACTACGCGAACATGATCGGCCGGGAGGTGTGCTCGATCCTCCTGCACCATCGCCTGCGCATCCAGGCGGCGGTCGCGGAGTACGTCGAGCCCCAGATCGCGGCCCTGCTGGACGACTTGACCCGTTCCCTCGACGCCCCCTTCGATCCGCGGGAGTCCGAGCCCCCGGCATCCTGA
- a CDS encoding ABC transporter, translating to MSDNTSGGDRVAAPKDSYGDPVVEPTDDAHDVVGRAHEGLADAEAARRDAVDPQAAAAAWSDREQQERDAAAAVDERRDHPAPVVHDASPVAPQSASPAAPASSVDLDDEDARWAAYAASAEPEQSTSSTVHHDDTPTTVSPAAETAAVAGTGAAAAGAAAATTPASEEPTRAYGGPQPIFVQAPEAPRPRGNRGAAGAIGLLAALAFAALYLAAILGLRLLTDGLQIADLGTAALSALTTWGLWVPTVAFYIGFWFLGALINRGRWGHWVVWGLVVGVIAWAGHLLGVLLAAPFWMITARESVELLQGNVLAPLAIVAFVLGRELTVWFGAWVAARGRRVTELNAEAQREYERTLEAGPQLSQR from the coding sequence ATGAGCGACAACACGTCGGGCGGCGACCGGGTCGCTGCACCGAAGGATTCGTACGGCGACCCCGTCGTCGAGCCGACCGACGACGCGCACGACGTCGTGGGTCGAGCCCACGAGGGTCTCGCCGACGCCGAGGCCGCCCGTCGCGATGCCGTCGACCCGCAGGCGGCCGCGGCCGCCTGGAGCGACCGCGAGCAGCAGGAGCGCGACGCCGCCGCGGCGGTCGACGAGCGTCGCGACCACCCGGCGCCCGTCGTGCACGACGCCTCACCCGTCGCGCCGCAGTCCGCGTCGCCCGCGGCCCCCGCATCGTCGGTCGACCTCGACGACGAAGACGCTCGCTGGGCCGCGTACGCCGCTTCCGCCGAGCCGGAGCAGTCGACCTCGTCGACCGTGCACCACGACGACACCCCCACGACGGTCTCCCCGGCCGCCGAGACCGCGGCCGTCGCCGGAACGGGCGCTGCCGCCGCCGGTGCCGCAGCCGCCACCACGCCGGCCTCCGAGGAACCGACCCGTGCCTACGGTGGACCCCAGCCCATCTTCGTCCAGGCACCCGAGGCTCCGCGCCCGCGCGGCAACCGCGGCGCGGCGGGGGCCATCGGTCTGCTGGCGGCCCTGGCGTTCGCCGCCCTCTACCTGGCGGCGATCCTCGGCCTGCGCCTGCTGACAGACGGACTCCAGATCGCCGACCTGGGGACCGCAGCGCTGTCGGCGCTGACCACGTGGGGCCTGTGGGTCCCCACCGTCGCCTTCTACATCGGCTTCTGGTTCCTGGGTGCGCTGATCAACCGCGGCCGCTGGGGCCACTGGGTGGTGTGGGGTCTCGTCGTCGGTGTGATCGCGTGGGCCGGTCACCTTCTCGGCGTGCTCCTGGCCGCGCCGTTCTGGATGATCACGGCGCGCGAGTCGGTCGAGCTCCTGCAGGGCAACGTCCTCGCACCCCTGGCGATCGTCGCGTTCGTGCTGGGTCGCGAGCTGACCGTCTGGTTCGGCGCGTGGGTGGCGGCCCGCGGTCGCCGCGTGACCGAACTCAATGCCGAGGCGCAGCGCGAGTACGAGCGCACGCTCGAGGCCGGTCCTCAGCTCTCGCAGCGCTGA